The following are encoded together in the Acinetobacter radioresistens DSM 6976 = NBRC 102413 = CIP 103788 genome:
- a CDS encoding low molecular weight protein-tyrosine-phosphatase: MAIKNILVVCIGNICRSPMAEYFLKQEFPELHIESAGISGLTGHTADEKAQLCMQRLGMDMQSHIAKKLNAELIKKADLVLVMSQNQQKHIEQSWPFAKGKTFRLGHWQNKNVPDPYQHDQQVFDETCELIQSCIADWKKYI; encoded by the coding sequence ATGGCCATTAAGAATATTCTGGTTGTGTGTATCGGAAATATCTGCCGTAGTCCAATGGCGGAGTATTTTTTAAAGCAAGAATTTCCAGAGCTTCATATTGAATCAGCTGGAATTTCTGGTTTAACAGGTCATACAGCAGATGAGAAAGCTCAGCTTTGTATGCAGCGCTTAGGTATGGATATGCAATCGCATATTGCCAAAAAATTAAATGCCGAGTTAATTAAAAAAGCTGATCTTGTACTGGTCATGAGTCAGAATCAGCAAAAACATATTGAACAGAGTTGGCCTTTTGCTAAAGGAAAAACCTTTCGGCTGGGTCACTGGCAGAATAAAAATGTACCAGATCCTTATCAGCATGATCAGCAGGTATTTGATGAAACCTGTGAACTGATTCAAAGCTGTATTGCGGACTGGAAAAAATATATTT
- a CDS encoding polysaccharide biosynthesis/export family protein, with product MKFYQALFLLGFGLGSTGCAITSGFQTYNLPEEGVYQTELGTPLNIVKITQDNLSAIQPATVNFQRDYAHLFQNSPHTYLLSPGDVLSIQLWAYPEISGNSTDPANGYQIDQSGYIHFPMIGRYKAAGKSLVKVNQELRSQLSRYLKNPDVIARVISYQGKHISIFGNVEKSGQINLNDQPMTLYNALSMSGGAAENTSNTYVQLIRNSMTYDLNIIELERAGMSLHNLILQPNDTIYVSTRENQKIYVMGEASKNQALSIRDQGMSLGDVLGESQGINPLSASAGRIYVLRTNLNDRSTELYHLDLSNIGDFGLANQFKMRNNDVVYIDSTGLTRWQRVIGQIVPFSNAIYSFDRLGN from the coding sequence GTGAAATTTTACCAAGCTCTTTTTTTATTGGGTTTCGGCCTCGGTTCTACAGGATGTGCGATTACTTCAGGTTTTCAAACTTATAATTTGCCAGAAGAAGGGGTGTATCAGACTGAGCTTGGTACACCATTAAATATTGTAAAAATTACACAAGATAATTTATCTGCCATTCAACCAGCTACGGTCAATTTTCAGCGTGACTATGCTCACTTGTTTCAAAATAGTCCACATACCTATTTATTAAGTCCAGGAGATGTTCTTTCCATACAACTGTGGGCTTATCCAGAAATTAGCGGGAACAGTACCGATCCCGCAAATGGTTATCAGATTGATCAAAGTGGATATATACATTTTCCCATGATTGGACGCTATAAAGCCGCAGGTAAAAGTTTAGTCAAAGTTAACCAAGAACTTCGTTCTCAGCTTTCTCGTTACTTAAAAAATCCTGATGTCATTGCACGTGTAATATCTTACCAAGGAAAACATATTTCAATTTTTGGGAATGTTGAAAAGTCTGGACAAATCAACTTAAATGATCAACCCATGACGCTGTATAATGCCTTAAGTATGTCAGGTGGGGCCGCAGAAAACACCAGTAATACCTACGTGCAGCTTATTCGTAATAGTATGACATATGACTTAAATATTATTGAGTTAGAACGTGCAGGAATGTCACTACATAATTTAATTCTGCAACCTAATGATACCATCTACGTCAGTACTCGAGAAAATCAAAAAATATATGTGATGGGAGAAGCCAGTAAAAATCAGGCATTATCTATACGTGACCAGGGTATGAGCTTAGGTGATGTGCTAGGTGAAAGTCAGGGCATTAATCCACTTTCAGCAAGTGCAGGACGTATTTATGTTTTACGTACGAATCTTAATGATCGAAGTACAGAGCTTTATCATCTTGATTTAAGTAATATAGGTGATTTCGGACTAGCCAATCAGTTTAAAATGCGTAATAACGATGTCGTCTATATTGACTCGACTGGCTTAACTCGTTGGCAACGTGTCATTGGACAGATTGTTCCATTCTCTAATGCTATTTATAGTTTTGATCGTTTAGGTAACTAA
- the tviB gene encoding Vi polysaccharide biosynthesis UDP-N-acetylglucosamine C-6 dehydrogenase TviB produces MLQLPELKIAIIGLGYVGLPLAVEFGKKVPVIGFDIYQKRIDELRSGQDHTLEVSPEELKQANQLSYSANLEDLKSCNFFIVTVPTPIDEFKQPDLTPLVKASTSIGQVLKKGDVVVYESTVYPGATEETCIPVLEQVSDLKFNQDFFAGYSPERINPGDKLHRVTNILKITSGSTPEVAEFIDQVYNLVIEAGTHKATSIKVAEAAKVIENTQRDVNIALINELAVIFNKMGIDTEAVLQAAGTKWNFLPFRPGLVGGHCIGVDPYYLTHKAQSIGYHPEIILAGRRLNDGMGAYVVTQLVKAMIKKKIQVEGAKVLVLGLSFKENCPDIRNTKTIDIVNELTEYNIAADVYDPWVDASEAQHEYGITPVANLEQDQYDAVILAVAHDQFKAMGAEALRALGKSAHILYDLKYVLDQSESDLRL; encoded by the coding sequence ATGTTGCAACTCCCTGAATTAAAAATAGCAATTATAGGCCTAGGCTACGTGGGTTTACCTCTGGCGGTAGAGTTTGGTAAAAAAGTACCTGTTATCGGTTTTGATATCTACCAAAAACGAATTGATGAACTTAGAAGTGGTCAAGATCATACCCTAGAAGTTTCCCCAGAAGAACTCAAACAGGCAAATCAGCTCAGTTATTCAGCAAATTTAGAAGATTTAAAAAGCTGTAACTTTTTTATTGTGACTGTGCCTACCCCTATTGATGAATTTAAACAGCCAGACTTAACCCCGCTTGTTAAGGCTTCGACCAGTATTGGTCAAGTGCTTAAAAAAGGTGATGTGGTGGTCTATGAGTCCACAGTATATCCGGGAGCCACTGAAGAGACCTGTATTCCGGTTCTGGAACAGGTATCAGACCTGAAGTTCAATCAGGATTTCTTTGCCGGTTATAGTCCGGAACGAATTAACCCAGGTGATAAACTGCACCGAGTGACCAATATTCTGAAAATTACCTCAGGCTCTACCCCTGAAGTCGCTGAATTTATTGATCAGGTATATAACTTGGTAATTGAGGCAGGTACGCATAAAGCGACCAGCATTAAAGTAGCTGAAGCGGCCAAAGTTATTGAAAATACCCAGCGTGATGTCAATATTGCTTTGATCAATGAACTGGCAGTGATCTTTAATAAAATGGGCATTGATACTGAAGCGGTTTTGCAGGCTGCCGGTACCAAATGGAATTTCTTGCCATTCCGTCCAGGTCTGGTCGGAGGGCACTGTATTGGTGTCGATCCGTACTATTTAACTCATAAAGCACAGTCTATCGGTTATCACCCTGAAATTATTTTGGCAGGTCGCCGTTTAAATGATGGCATGGGGGCTTATGTGGTGACCCAATTGGTCAAAGCCATGATCAAGAAAAAAATTCAGGTCGAAGGTGCCAAGGTTCTGGTTTTAGGCTTAAGTTTTAAAGAAAACTGCCCGGATATTCGTAACACCAAAACTATTGATATTGTTAATGAACTGACAGAATACAATATTGCTGCCGATGTGTATGACCCATGGGTAGATGCAAGCGAAGCTCAACATGAATACGGGATTACTCCAGTCGCAAACCTGGAGCAGGATCAGTATGATGCAGTGATTCTGGCCGTTGCCCATGATCAGTTTAAAGCTATGGGTGCTGAAGCATTACGTGCCTTGGGCAAGTCCGCGCATATTTTATATGATCTAAAATATGTACTGGATCAATCTGAATCTGACCTTCGTCTGTAA
- a CDS encoding NAD-dependent epimerase/dehydratase family protein produces MSQYQTVCEQLQQAPKTWLITGVAGFIGSNLLETLLKLNQNVVGLDNFATGHQHNLDEVQSLVKPEQWANFKFYEGDIRNFADCQTACAGVDYVLHQAALGSVPRSIADPITTNAANITGFLNMLTAARDAEVKSFTYAASSSTYGDHPALPKVEENIGKPLSPYAVTKYVNELYAEVFARTYGFKTIGLRYFNVFGKRQDPNGAYAAVIPRWTAAMIAGDDVFINGDGETSRDFCFIENTVQANILAATANEEAKNQVYNVAVGDRTTLNDLFKAIKAALNENGVTYTKEPLYRDFRAGDVRHSKASVEKIEKYLSYIAKYKFKNGIKKTIQYYLSK; encoded by the coding sequence ATGAGCCAATATCAAACTGTATGCGAGCAATTACAACAAGCACCAAAAACCTGGTTAATTACCGGTGTGGCAGGCTTTATTGGCTCAAATTTACTGGAAACCCTGTTAAAGCTGAACCAAAATGTGGTGGGTCTGGACAATTTTGCCACAGGTCATCAGCATAATCTGGATGAAGTGCAAAGTCTGGTCAAACCTGAACAATGGGCAAACTTCAAGTTTTATGAAGGTGATATCCGTAATTTTGCAGACTGCCAGACAGCATGTGCAGGAGTGGACTATGTCTTGCACCAAGCCGCTTTAGGTTCTGTACCCCGTTCGATTGCTGACCCGATTACTACCAATGCAGCCAATATTACTGGCTTTTTAAATATGCTGACCGCTGCACGCGATGCAGAAGTAAAAAGTTTTACCTATGCCGCCAGCAGTTCAACTTATGGTGATCATCCGGCGCTACCTAAAGTCGAAGAAAATATCGGCAAGCCACTTTCACCATACGCAGTCACCAAATATGTAAATGAGCTGTATGCTGAAGTTTTTGCTCGAACTTATGGTTTTAAAACCATAGGGTTGCGTTACTTCAATGTCTTCGGTAAGCGCCAAGACCCGAATGGTGCTTATGCTGCAGTCATTCCAAGATGGACTGCAGCCATGATTGCCGGTGATGATGTGTTCATTAATGGTGATGGTGAAACCAGTCGTGATTTCTGTTTTATTGAAAACACGGTTCAAGCCAATATTCTGGCAGCAACTGCAAATGAAGAGGCTAAAAATCAGGTTTATAATGTAGCAGTAGGTGACCGTACCACGCTGAATGATTTGTTTAAGGCCATTAAAGCTGCGTTAAATGAAAATGGTGTGACTTATACGAAAGAGCCTTTATATCGTGATTTCCGTGCTGGAGATGTAAGACATTCTAAAGCTAGTGTGGAAAAAATTGAAAAATATTTAAGCTATATAGCTAAGTATAAATTCAAAAATGGAATTAAAAAAACAATACAGTATTATCTTAGTAAGTGA